TACTAGGTTGCTTCTTTTTTATATGTCTTTTTCTTTACATAATCTTAATATAAGTGAACTATATATACTGGAACTCTTTCATGAAGGCTTATTTACACCCAGCTTACAGAAGCATAAAAGTCGAATACTTCAAACTAATGCATTATCATAACAGAAGAAGCTACTAGTTTAGGAGAACAACTGAAGCATAGGCCTTATCAGTGCTGCATTGTAGGTTAGTTTTatataatcctttttttttttttttcaggtggCATAACCATCTTAATCCTAACATAAGCAAGGAACCGTGGACAGAGGAAGAGGAGCTGGCTCTAATTCGTGCTCATCAAATTTATGGGAACAAGTGGGCTGAGTTATCAAAATTCTTGCCTGGAAGGTAGGCATCTCATTAGATAATCTAATgcttaataaattttcattgtaTCTATGTGGAAATGTGTCACTACTTTATCACAATTGAAGgtaaatttagattgcatatataCACTATGATGAATTCAGAAATATATGTTGACAAAAATGAGAATGGTTCTGAAACATCATTGTGCTTGTTTGCATCAGGACGGACAATGCAATAAAAAATCACTGGAACAGCTCTGTGAAAAAGAAATTGCAATCTTATTTGGCATCAGGATTACTTGAACAGTTTCAAGGTCTGCCTTATGTAGGAAATCCAAGTTCATCCTCTGTGGGTGTGCAGCAGTGTCAAGCAGATGTGTTTGAAGATGAAAATTCAGATTGTAGTCAAGGATCAATAGCTGTCATTTGCTCTCAATTTGATTCTGGAACAGAAAATGCAACACAGAATCTTAGGACTGAGGAAACAGGTTGTAGAAAGGGGCATAATATGGAGAAATATTCATTTCTGGAAGCTGAAACTCCTGGACATGAGGATTACCACTTTAGTTCCCATAATCTGCCCAACAGCTTTGTGGATGACTCGCAGGAATCATCAGATTTTGGAACATCTGAACATAGCAATTATGTAAATGAAAGCCGTGACAAACATTCTATTCTATCACGGAGTTCTGTGGGATTCAACACTTCTGCTACAACGGAAAACATGAACCTATTGATATCTGAGAgtgatttttttgagaatgcaTTCTCAGTTACAAGAATTCCTGGATTCTTTTTTGATGGCAATGTGacagaaaaatcaaataatctGGATGCAAGAAAAAATTCAGTGATTTGCCAATCTGACTCTCAGAACTCTGCAACCACCAGAATTTTTGCCATGGAGTCATGTGACCCTCTAAAGGATGTACCAGGAGAGACTTCAGAATTTGAGGCCATTACAAGTTCAAGAGATGACTTCATCTATGTTGATTCTCCTGATATTGATGTAGATGAAAAAGATGACCCTATGAAAATAGATGAGGCAAAGAATAATCCAAAACTCGTTCCTGTTGATATTTTTAGTGCAGTAGTCTCAGATTCTATGCAAAAATTTTCCTCCAATGATGAGAAtgcaaaacaaatttcaaagtCAGATGAGGCAATGGTTACTTCTAAGCTGGCTCCTGCAGATTTGTTTGGCTCAGTGAACTCAGATTCTATGCAACTCCTTCCCTCAATGGATGAGAATGGTGCTACTGCTTATAAAGATGGAAGGGGTTCAGGATCTCTGTGTTATGAGCCTCCTTGTTTTCCAAGCTTGGATATTCCTTCTCTCAACTTTGATCCCATAGCATCTGGTGGTGATATACAGCAAGCATATAGCCCTCTTGGGATTCGTCAACTACTTATGCGTCCAATGAACTTGTCCTCACCAAGCAGCTTATGGGATTCACCAAGTTACAAAAGTACTCCAGAAGCTATATTAAAGAATGCCAGTAAGAGCTTTACATGTACGCCAACCATCATGAAAAAGAGACTGCGTGATTTTTTGTCACCAGTTGATGAAACAAAGGGAGACAAAAAACTGGGAAAGGCCACAAACATGAAGAAATTTAGCTTGGCAAGTCCTTTTTCTTCCCTGGAATCTATTTTAGATGAGAATGGGGCTTTGGCAATGTCCATATCTTCTATTGAGGAGATGCTCGATTGTGTAGTTGACCAGAAAGTGAACACTGCAGAATCAATGCATGATAAAGCTAATATGGACCATGCTTTTGAGGAGAATAAAGAGAGCATTGCAAAGGAAAGTAGAATATTAGAGAAAGATGTTGGAATCACTAATTCTCTAGAGAAGATTAAGAAGAGTACCTTGAATATTGATCCTAAGGCCAACGTAGATGCTGACACTACTTTCATAATcgtgagtttttgttttggataatttaatCATGAGTTGTTTGATCATTGTTTTTTCATTGCATTAGGGTCTTCTCTTTCTtactacaaatttgatttttagttaGATGCAATTCCTAGAATAGTTAAATGTTTTTGGTAGAGCTTGATCCTAGTGGTATTTATACTATTAGGTGTTTAGCCTTGAACTGTGAAACCTTTGGCGTTTGGCACAGTTTCCACTTTATCCTGTTCCTCTTGTCTTGTAATCAGcttgattatttaatttttcttggcTCACGTTATGTAAGATActaaaaaagttttacaattttatacATTCTATTGTATAACTTAAGTGGAGAAACACTTTTGTGCATCATATGGTATTAATTATCAATTGATCCTATAACTTTTGAGTTGGAAATAAAATACCATGTAAATTAAATTTCCACTTGTATTATAGAAACATGTAGGTTTCAAATCACCAGATGGTTAGCTTCTGGTCTGCGACATCTCTTAGTTGTTGATCCATGTTTGTTTCATTTACTAACTTCCCGGTTTATATGGATCCTTTTAATGCTTCTACAGCCTACAGGACTGCTTGTTGAGCATAATTCAGATGATCAGCTGGTCTTTTCTCCGGATACAGATGAACATCAAACAACTAGAGCCTTGAGTATGGCAATTTTGAGTCCCAAAGGCCAATATGTTATAAGGTTGGACACCAAGTCATACCAGGATGACAATATAGAGTCATCCTCTCTGAAAAATGAGAAGTGTATAGTTCCAGCTACATCTTCAGAATGTGCACCATCATTAAGGCCTCTAGAAACCAGTGGAAATTATGGAAACGTTGCTGATATTCAAAGCTTTGGCATGTAAGTTACATGCTTATGGCTTTTCATAGGACcaatttttatatatcattTATTCTTTGATCCATTATTAGATACAAGGCAATGATAAATTATTGTTGCAGAATTCAGAAACTTGTACTTTCTGAAATTTTCTTAATCGAGCAGAGCACATTGTTATAGTTTTTTTGGATATACGCATAAGGAGTAACATTATGCAATTCATGAGCTTCTTTTTTAGCTGTTGTAACATGCAAAGCacattttttttgatgaaccatACAAAGCACATATTAGTGAAACAGTTTTGGAGCCATTAAATTGCCGTCCACTTTCATAAGAAGAAAAGTGCTTGCACATGTATGGTCATGAAAATCtacataaattacattttcatgAACTTTGACATCAAGCATGGAGCAGGACTTGCCATCTTAACTTGTTCACAtgtagtttatttaattttgggtATATCTTTAAGCCCATATGTATGTTTGCTTATATGTATgcatataatttcaatttattgtacccttttattttctattttttatactttCATAAAATCATTGCACTAGTGTTGAACAATAGAGAACCCCTAAAACATTCTGTGACTATGGATTTTTCAGTCTCATTGGTTGAAAGTCTTGAAATTAGTCAATGTGCTTTATTATCTCTTTTTGAGTAAACCTGTAGTTCTGTCAGCACAAATTTCTCCTTTGTTACATTCTGAGATCCTGATTAgatttctttgttctttgctattttctattcctcaatttttagatttgacGAGACTCCAGatagaaaaagaggaattgaatCTCCATCAGCATGGAAGTCTCCTTGGTTTTTAGGTACTTTTCTCCCACCAAGAGTTGATGCAGACATGACACTTGAGGTAATTTAAAACCCAATAGTTGCTCATATACCCCCCTCCCCTCCCTCATTTCCTTTATGTTTTCTGAATTTTGGTAACAtgttaaaataactttttttttattatgagaaGATGTTAAATAACTTCTGAGAACCTATAATGCACAATTGTTTTAAGCCCTGTGGAATCATCAAGCTGTACACTGAGAACTAAGCAAACTAGTAGCCATAAATCCTAGCTTCTCATAAAATTTGGAGCACAACATATATGGCCAAAATCTTGAAATTGGCATCCTTGCAACTAAAGCCAAAAAATCAGAGAATgaaatcttgaaaaaaattaatgtagaTTTATATGATTGAGCCAGGGGCGGAGGCATGTATAAGGGTGGGGGggccaattttaaaatttttaaaaatatatatacaattttttttaagtgcaaGCCCaatttagtctacaaaaatCAGAGTTGGTACCCCCAAATTTTTGAATTAGTCTAATAATGCTCTTAAACAAAATAATGGGTTAAAGTTTAGTTGTTTGATAAATATGTTTAGAGACTATCTTATTCCTCcaagttttggatcattcatgtttttgaaaatttcattagttcaattgaaatatttttgctTACGTTAGCATAAAATTtggtaatttgtatttaaaatgaaactttttaagaatttttgactacgaaaatggaaaaaatgaattttattttatgaaagatcgccgtcaaaactcttttttttttttttaggtgtgtgtatatatataacttatcaaataaaaaagtgtgtgtatatatatgtcaGTGTGTGTGGAAGttgtattgataaatatattagcgTCCCAATTTGgcccccccaaacaaaaatttctagcTCCGCCCCTAGATTGAGCACCTCTAATGCAAAGTAGATTGTTGTCATTTGGACTAAAACTTGACTAGGATGGGAAcgcttttgtaaattttattgggaaaaaagttcaaaaatcgCTCAAATCATTGAATCTACGGGTCTAATTTCTTGGTTTTGGAACAGCTTACTTCAGGccaagaaacaatttttttaaaaaaaaatctgttttacTCATGAATCTCTTGCTCATGCAGTTTGATGAGTATATTCTTAGCATGACACATGATCTGAATATCACATGGCATATGCATATTCTATATGAGTTGTGAATAGCATACTTTatcaaaagaggaaaaaaaaaaaaaagggaaagaaatatTAAAGTGGTCGGAACTATGGATCTCATTGTTGAGAATTCTGACCACCTGCTTAAAGAAAATGTAACATATTATAATTGACCAGACAGCAAAATGtaaatttatgggtttttttttttttttttttgtcatgcttgtttttgttgtattttcTATGACTGTAAACTGTATGGCATATTAAAATACCTCAGCAGGATTTGGGATACTTCTTGAGCCCTGGGATGAGGTGCTATGATGCCATTGGGTTGATGAGACACCTAAGTGAGGATACTACAGCTACATATGCCAATGCCTTGGATGTTTTGACAAATGATGATCCTGAAATGCCCTCAAAGACATTTTGCTCCAGCGACAAGAATTTATCTGACCCAGACAATTGTTTTCTTCATAACAACCAGGAGAATATGCCTCCTGGTTTCTTGGTAAGGAACATTTCTAAGGAATGCAGTGTGGGTGTGTGGGCTCCTTTATTTCCATCAGCACTTCTTTTGTAGCTTTAGACCTTGTTGTGTACTAGTCTTTCCATTGGCATTTCTACTAATGTGTGCTGGACTAATTCtggtcaaaataaaatggaCATTCCTCACAATTATTACAGGATGTTATTTGAACTATATTTGCAGACACCCCCTTCTAAATTGAGTGCCTTGGATCAGTTAGTAGAGCAGGTTTTAGTATAAAGTATTGTATAAACTGCCGTGCCTGCCCTTCTTTTCATGTTGTTTCTTAATGAATCTACTATTTCCAATTCCttacatttattatatatatatatatatatttgttttgtaaaCACACAGACGGAGCAACGCGTTCTTGATTTTAGTGGATGTGGGACGCCTGGGAAGGGTACAGACAACAAGAAATTTCCTGAGACAAGTGCCAAAAGCTTTTCAAGCCCCAAATCCCATCTGATGAGGAATTGCAGATAGTGTGTTTTAGTACTACTGTGAGTatgatatatattatatacatgtgtgcattttttatgtattttcatCGGAAGTGGCAACGCTTTATGAAGAGTGATTGTATAGTTTGTTCAATACATTTTAGAGTTGTGCTTGATCCCATTGTTCTTGTTTGAACTTGGGGGGTGACAAGTATATGTCCAATTCATCTGTAGacatttctctttgctttataaTAATTCTGATATATTGGACAAAATTATGCTCTGTAATCTTGGATCGTAAATTAGAGGAcaaccttttttaaaaatactttttttaagaTGGATCTTCCTCATGTCCTCTTCTCCTTGTAATAAATCATTTtgccaaaaatacaaaaaaggtgttaagctctctctctcatattggTGCTTTAAGTTGTAACTTAAACGTTATCAATTGTAAACTTTTCTCTCCTTGGCTCTCTGTAGTCTTGGAAAGTAAAAGGAACAAACTTGCGTTCCCTAATGCAAGATCTAAACCCCTCCGGTCTGCATTGCCGAGTAGGGGATTCTCTTCTCTTACTTTCTTCTCTTCTTATCTTTTCTGGTCTTGCAATTCCTTTCTATCTGAAGAGGAAAAAGGTGTTTTGGCCATGAGCTCCCAGGATGTATCAAACTCTAAACATCAAGCAAAATTCAGTATCTTATTCAAGTTACAAATCAACAAGGAGTTTAACAAGGAGGTGTTTAAATCTACTATCCAGAAACTTTGGCAGGGGTCACATGGTGTTACCATTAAAGAGGTTGGCAATAACCTCTTTTTGGCTATTTTTACGAGTGAAGAAGACATGATGGAGGTCTTAGATAGAAGTCCTTGGTCCTTTGACAAGAGATTGATTTTAATGAAGCAAGTCAATGGTGATCTCAGTCCAGGTAATGTTTCCTTCCAATACTCCCCTTTTTGGATTCGGGTTTTCAATATCCCCATTAAAAAGTATGACTCCGTCATTGGTACTAGGATTGCCAATGAGATTGGTGTGCCAATTTTGATTGATGCTCAGAAAAGTGGTTTAGCTTGGGATCCTTTCCTTAGGATTCAGGTGGATATTGATGTCACCAAACCTCTTATGAGAGGAAAAATGATTCATGTTGAAGGAGCGGAAgaatgttggttttttttttttttttttttttttttaagtatgaaAGGCTTCCCACTTTCTTTATAGATGTGGTATACTTGATCATCAAAATCGGAAGTGTCAAAAGGCTGTCTTTCAACGGACGAGGGTGAACTTCAATTCAGTCCTTGGATGCGTGCAGTTGCTCCAAAAACTGCACAAAGAAAAGGAAGCCTTGGCCAGTCCAAACTTAGTGAGGATGATGAGGAGGATGCTCAAGGGTCTAATGAAGACAACAAGGTTGCTCGACAACCTATCATTCACCATCAACCTCCAACTGTTTTGATGACCGCTAGAGCTAACATGGAAACTGTTCAAGAACAACtagaaaacccaaaacaatTGACAGGGCAGAATTTTTTGAACTTTCTGAGttctattcaaaattcaaatttggagCAGGATATTGTTGCATCTAAAACCACCCTTGTCAAAGTTCcagattcttttttattttcaaaatcaaatccaCCCAACAATCCATAGATAAGTGATTTGGAAATCGCGAATTCTTTAAAATAAGTTTCCTCGGTTAAATAGGATCATGCTTGTGGGGTTTGTATTCTAACTAGGACTCGTTTAATTACTGAGAATCCTTCTTTGGGTCCAACTCTACTCATAGGCAACAATTGGCATCTGATAAGGAAACTGGTGGGCTTTTCATGATTGAGGGGAATATCTTGGCAGTTACGGATAGCAAAATTTCAAAGGAAGAGAATTTGATTTCTGATATGGAGGTGGAGATTAGTTCTAATATCCCTGAGAATTTATTGGGACAAAAAGAACCAACCCTGATATGGAGGTGGAGATTATTTCCAATAACCTTGAGAATTTATTGGGACAAAAAGAACAAACCCTGAGATTTGGAAACGTATGTTACGGAGGTCTAATATTCAAACATCTCATGAGAATTTGCCAAAGTCTCAACTCTCTGGAAAACGTTCTTCTTCAGCTTCATCAACTTTGGACCCTTCACTTCATAAAAAATAGGCTCTCTGCTTGGACAACTTGAGTGCTTCTCAAAAACCTTAATTGCCAAGGGTTTAGGATCCCAGAGGCAGTTGAAGAACTCCACTGTTTGGTGAGAGAAAAAGTTCCCAAAATCCTTTTCCTGTCTAAAACTTGCCTAGACACGGATGGTTTTCGTAGGTGGTAGAGGAAATTGGATTTTTCAGCTAGTTTTGCAATTCCCATAATTGGTTTGGGTGGTGGTTTGGCTCTTCTTTGGGTAGATAATGTGGATTTGAACATCAAAACATCTTCCCCACATCACATTGATGCTCTAATTAATCAAGATGGTGTTGTTTGGTGCTTTACGGGTTTTTATGGACATTCTGAAACTTCAAGAAGAGAAGAATTGTGGGACTTGATGCGTCACCTCCATGCATcatgattttaatgaaattttggcTTTGGAAGAGTATTGGGGCAGTGGATCTCGCCCTTTCAATTAGATTGCTAAGTTTAATAGGGCCATGGCTTTTTTTCCCCACTCTAAACTGTCATGCATTCCGTTTGGATTCTTTAATCACATGGCACTATTGGTAAAGGTCCAAGCTACCTCTAAAGTTAACCCTATGAagaaacatagattttttttttctttggagctTTTTGGATGCGTGATCCAAATTGTAAAGATATAATTAGGTCTAGCTAAAATTCTTATTGGGGCACTCCTATGTTTAGACTCATGTAAAAAATCAAGGCGAAACTACACTATTTGTCCCTGAAGTTTACCTTGTGAGCGCatttggtccctcaagtttcaaGTGAGCAGTATTGGTccctaaagtttaaaaaataagtgataCTAGTCCTTTGACTAACTTCTGTTAAAAATATTCCTTATGTGGCTAACGAAAAAGTGACGTGGCATTTATAATTTTACTGCAGACACTTATAAACTGATGTGGCAACTTAAGTGTCCTATACCATATCAGCTATTTAATTATAAAGTTGTCATATAATctttaattggattttatttattcttacgccaaaaaaaaaaaaaaaaaaaaaaagaaggatagGATTGGCTTCAGCCCCTCACTCTCTCCTCCCCTATTTTCCCTTTCTTCGCTTCACCGTTTTCCAGTTTTCTAATCAAGTGGCCAACCACCTCAAAGCCAACAATAATTTACTAGAAACTCTCTTAACAAAAATCCAAATCTGAGTTGAAGAGAACCGCCTTTGAGGATACAAAGTCTTTTATGTAACTCTCTTTCTAATCTAGATTGATTGGCCACAAATCCTCCCTTGTTAATGAGAGTAGTCTAGTGTCAGGAGCAAGAAACCAACAAATATTTTGAGAGCAACAAAAGTGATAGGCAACAAAGATTCCCACAGTGACTACCATTGGTTCATggcagagaaagaaaaaggaccaatttttttaaggaaaataaaacttgaatataatACTTCAAACATTTGAAGATTTATAATGAaacaaatttaaacattttttcatGCTATTTATGGATCCTTTGGAAACAAATCTGAACAAAGAAACATAAAGATCTTTAGGAGATAAGCAGTCGATGGACATTCATGGAGAATGGCGAAGGACAGAGCTTGTGTTGGCTGCTGCGGTGACAATGAAGGCCATTTGGAGAAGTCGCTACAGCAGAGGAAGAGCGGCAGCTGCAGCCACAATGGTTGGGAGAATGGTAGGAAAGGAAGATGAAGTGCTTGGGTCACAGGAAGATATTGGAGAGTCTAagatttttttagcaaaataaaaaaagataatgactcATATGCTACTCATCGGTTTGTAAAAACACTTGTAATAAACTATAAAAGATGTACCAGttgtaaataattttgtaatttactattaaaaatgtcacatcattaaaaaataatgataactcAGTATTCCATTAACCATGTAAGCAATACTTTTAACTAAAGTTAACCAAAAGACTAGTACcactcatttttaaaatttgagggaCTAATAGCGCTCGCTTGaaacttgagggactaattGCGCTCACATAGTAAACTTTAGGGACCAATAGTATAGTTTCGCCAAAAATCAAAGCAGTACATGTGGCTCTTCTTCAGTGGGGTGGTGGTAATGCAAGAGGACTTGTCAAGTCCATTGAAGCAAAAAGAATTTTACTTACCAAACTTGAACTGGATTGTCAAGCAAATCCTAGAAATCAGCAACTCTCCCATTGTCAAAATAGCATTTGAGCAGAGTTTAATGAATTAATAGCTCAGGAGAATTCTTATTGGCACCAACACGAAGAATTTCTTGGCTCAAGGATTGGGATTGAAACTCTAAATATTTCCATGTAGTGGATTCTTAGAGGAAACGAAGCAATGAGATTACAAAGCTATGAGACTCAACTGGTACAAGGTTTTCTAAACAAGCTGAACTAGAAAGGGTGGCAACTCACTATTTACAAGGAATTTTTACAAGCATTTCCATCAACTCAGTCCATTGGGTTACCAACCCTATACGAGGGTTGGTCACTCCAGAGATGAATGAAATGCTTCTAGGAACTATCACACAAGAGGAGGTTAAGCAggtcctttatttttttagaaatattggTATATTGTGGGTTTTGATGTCTTTAATGCTGTTTTTGATTGTAtaaattctagaaaatttttACAAAGCATCAATTTCGCCCATATTACTCTTatcccaaaaagaaagaatccAAAGCTCATGTCCCACTTTCGACTTATCAACCTATGTAATGTCAttttcaagctgatcttaaagGTCCTAGCTAATAGGCTCGAAAGAATCCTGGGAAGAATTATATCTGATTGTCAAAGCGCGTTTGTGGCTAAGAGAGTGATCACTAATAAcatccttatttcttttgaCACTTTACATTACATGAAGTCAAAGCGCTAGGGCAACACAACACATATGGCTTTGAATGGACATGAGCAAAGCTTATGACAAGGTGGAATAGAACAATTTGAAAGCTCTCAAGTTGAAGATGGGGTTTCACCACCGTTCGGTCGATCTTATTATGGCTAGGATTTCATCGGTGTCCTATTCAGTCTTGGTTAACAAAGTATCATCGGGCTATATAAAACCTTCCAGAGGCATTAAACAGGGGGATCCTATTTCACcacatctatttttattatgctCTGAAGGTTTCTTTGCTCTCTTAAGACATGTAGCACAAAAAAGACAATTACGTGGAGTCAGCATCTCTCGAACTGGTCCTTAGCTCACCCATTTATTATTTGTAGACAACAATTTTCTCTTCTGTCAAACCTCACTATCTGAATGCAGCATTATTAAAGAGATTCTTTAGACTTATGAATCTGCCTCAGGCCAGAAAATTAATTGTGACAAAAACTGAGGTTTTGTAGAACCGCTTGAGAAATACCTTGGGCTGCCTCCAATTATTAGTCGAGAGAAGAAACAAGCTTTTGCAGATATAAAGCTTCGGATTCAGTCCAaactaaatgggtagaagtCCAAACTTTTATCCCAGGTGGGTAGAGAAGTTTTAATCAAATCAGCGGTAAAAGCAATACCAATTTATGTCATGAATTGCTTTTTATTGCCATCTGGTTTTTGTGATGAAATCAACTCAATGATgggaaaattttggtgggggcagaAAAATGATGAGAAGAAAATGCATTGGCTAAGTTGGAATTAATTGTGTTTGGCAAGGAAGGATGGTGGGCTAGGTGTCTACATCCTGAGATGCTTTAATGTCGCTTTACTTGCAAAACAATGTTGGAGGCTTTTACACTGCCAGGATTCACTTTTTCACAAAGTCTTCAAAGCCATACTTTCCCAACTCTTCCTTCCTAGAAGCAGTCGTTCCTACTCATTCATCATATGCTTGGAGAAGTATTACACATGGAAGGGACCTTATCATTCAAGGTAACAAATGGAGCGTTGGTAACGAGTCTTTGATTAGTATATGGTCT
This genomic stretch from Castanea sativa cultivar Marrone di Chiusa Pesio chromosome 1, ASM4071231v1 harbors:
- the LOC142640184 gene encoding transcription factor MYB3R-1-like isoform X2 yields the protein MSRFSTTSCKRVRPPVNTAPRRETDASQKMRPIIGRTSGPTRRSTMGKWTAEEDELLRRAVEHYKGKSWKRIAECFKDRTDVQCLHRWQKVLNPELFKGPWSKEEDEKIIELVNRYGSKKWSTIAEALPGRIGKQCRERWHNHLNPNISKEPWTEEEELALIRAHQIYGNKWAELSKFLPGRTDNAIKNHWNSSVKKKLQSYLASGLLEQFQGLPYVGNPSSSSVGVQQCQADVFEDENSDCSQGSIAVICSQFDSGTENATQNLRTEETGCRKGHNMEKYSFLEAETPGHEDYHFSSHNLPNSFVDDSQESSDFGTSEHSNYVNESRDKHSILSRSSVGFNTSATTENMNLLISESDFFENAFSVTRIPGFFFDGNVTEKSNNLDARKNSVICQSDSQNSATTRIFAMESCDPLKDVPGETSEFEAITSSRDDFIYVDSPDIDVDEKDDPMKIDEAKNNPKLVPVDIFSAVVSDSMQKFSSNDENAKQISKSDEAMVTSKLAPADLFGSVNSDSMQLLPSMDENGATAYKDGRGSGSLCYEPPCFPSLDIPSLNFDPIASGGDIQQAYSPLGIRQLLMRPMNLSSPSSLWDSPSYKSTPEAILKNASKSFTCTPTIMKKRLRDFLSPVDETKGDKKLGKATNMKKFSLASPFSSLESILDENGALAMSISSIEEMLDCVVDQKVNTAESMHDKANMDHAFEENKESIAKESRILEKDVGITNSLEKIKKSTLNIDPKANVDADTTFIIPTGLLVEHNSDDQLVFSPDTDEHQTTRALSMAILSPKGQYVIRLDTKSYQDDNIESSSLKNEKCIVPATSSECAPSLRPLETSGNYGNVADIQSFGIFDETPDRKRGIESPSAWKSPWFLGTFLPPRVDADMTLEDLGYFLSPGMRCYDAIGLMRHLSEDTTATYANALDVLTNDDPEMPSKTFCSSDKNLSDPDNCFLHNNQENMPPGFLTEQRVLDFSGCGTPGKGTDNKKFPETSAKSFSSPKSHLMRNCR
- the LOC142640184 gene encoding transcription factor MYB3R-1-like isoform X1 translates to MSRFSTTSCKRVRPPVNTAPRRETDASQKMRPIIGRTSGPTRRSTMGKWTAEEDELLRRAVEHYKGKSWKRIAECFKDRTDVQCLHRWQKVLNPELFKGPWSKEEDEKIIELVNRYGSKKWSTIAEALPGRIGKQCRERWHNHLNPNISKEPWTEEEELALIRAHQIYGNKWAELSKFLPGRTDNAIKNHWNSSVKKKLQSYLASGLLEQFQGLPYVGNPSSSSVGVQQCQADVFEDENSDCSQGSIAVICSQFDSGTENATQNLRTEETGCRKGHNMEKYSFLEAETPGHEDYHFSSHNLPNSFVDDSQESSDFGTSEHSNYVNESRDKHSILSRSSVGFNTSATTENMNLLISESDFFENAFSVTRIPGFFFDGNVTEKSNNLDARKNSVICQSDSQNSATTRIFAMESCDPLKDVPGETSEFEAITSSRDDFIYVDSPDIDVDEKDDPMKIDEAKNNPKLVPVDIFSAVVSDSMQKFSSNDENAKQISKSDEAMVTSKLAPADLFGSVNSDSMQLLPSMDENGATAYKDGRGSGSLCYEPPCFPSLDIPSLNFDPIASGGDIQQAYSPLGIRQLLMRPMNLSSPSSLWDSPSYKSTPEAILKNASKSFTCTPTIMKKRLRDFLSPVDETKGDKKLGKATNMKKFSLASPFSSLESILDENGALAMSISSIEEMLDCVVDQKVNTAESMHDKANMDHAFEENKESIAKESRILEKDVGITNSLEKIKKSTLNIDPKANVDADTTFIIPTGLLVEHNSDDQLVFSPDTDEHQTTRALSMAILSPKGQYVIRLDTKSYQDDNIESSSLKNEKCIVPATSSECAPSLRPLETSGNYGNVADIQSFGIFDETPDRKRGIESPSAWKSPWFLGTFLPPRVDADMTLEQDLGYFLSPGMRCYDAIGLMRHLSEDTTATYANALDVLTNDDPEMPSKTFCSSDKNLSDPDNCFLHNNQENMPPGFLTEQRVLDFSGCGTPGKGTDNKKFPETSAKSFSSPKSHLMRNCR